The Paenibacillus sp. 481 DNA window TATCATACCTGTTTTATTAGGCGGTGTGATACCCGTACAAGGAAATGCGACCGAGATCATTCAAGCGTACACCAACGTGCAAACGTTTGGCCTAACTGATCCTGCAATAATAAGGGCAATGGCAGCTGGCTATAGTGATGCGATGCAAGAAAATGAGCAATTATTTCAATCGTGGAAAAATCATAAATGCGTTTCATCATCGGCAGGTGCAGCGGAGTCTTGCGCTGCTTTAACGACGTACAAGCAATTAGGCGGTACGAAGGAAGATGAGGTAGCTTTGCTATCGCGAACGATGCACAATATTGGTGCTGTTGTGGGAGAGGCCGTAGGTGTTTCTCTGAAAAAAGGCAACATAAAAGAGGGAGAATTATTAGCTCTTTTGCGCAATAGTTCGAAGTATAAATTAAGCTGGTGGAACGATGCGGCCACAATGAAACTTGCCGCTTCAGAGCAGCAATTGCAGCAACGCATGGAGCTGCGTTTAGCGAAGAGTATAGAGGAAGCCGCTCAAAAAGAGCCGTTCTCGCAAGCGCAAAAAGATAAAATAAAGCTTGAAGCAGAGGCGCGGAAACAGAAGCAGGAACAGTTGAATGTGGAAGCACAGAAGCAGCTTGAGCACAAGTATGCAGAAAGTTTGTCTCCTGAAGGGAAGCAGAAATTTAAGTCCGATCATGTGGAACGTCGAACGGAAACGTGTGAACATTCTTTGAAGACAATGAGTTGCTCTGATTCTACGAAAAAGAATCCGAATGAGGGCAATGTGGTTGTAGGGGGAGGCGGCTCAGGTGGTAATTCTGGTGGCAATCCAAATCCGGGTAAACCTGATCCTGGTGGCAACCCGGGTGGTCCAGATCCAAGCAAACCTGATCCGAATAAGCCAGACCCGAATGTGCCCAAAGAGCAAGATGATGTTATTGAGCTTCATAGTACGGAACAGAAATTAACACCTAATCAATCCTTCACGGTAAATACGATTTTGAAAAGGTTTAAGACGGCTTTGCAAGTGGGTGCCGTTGAACTTACTGTGGACGTTACAGGTGCAAAAGTAGATACATCTAAATTGCAAGCGAACCCGTGGGATTATCGCCACGGCGGCGGTAAATTTATCATTGCAAAGCATGCTGCAGACTATGCGGGCAGCAACAGTGTTGATCAGATCGTAACAACGAATCAGCGTGTGACGTATCGTCTGATGGTGACGCAATCTGGTGATGTCACATTAAAAAGTGATGATCAGTTATTATCGATTCCTTTTGTCGCAGATAGCTCATTTAATGAAGTGATTGTGACGATTACGAACGTGCAATTGTATGATGGCAACGGTAACGCCATTATGTTTAACAAGCCGAAAGAACCGCTTAAAATTCCGCTGAAACCTTAAGGAAAGTGAAGGGGAACGAAATATGGGTCCATACATAAATAAAACATACAGATCATGGCTAGCGTCCACAATAGCCATTACCCTCGTCTACAGCGGTGTAGGCGCAGGAATTGTAGCGGCGTCTGCAAAAAAAGAGATACCGCATAATGCACCAGCGGTCGCAACGAAATCTGCCGCAACGAACGTGTCGACAAGTGCTACACAATCGCCGGAATCGGCACGAAGCGGTGGACAAACATCTGATGCACAACTGAGCAAGGCTTCTTCACGTGCATTCGAATCTTTTCGCTCACCTGCATTTGAACTTGCAACTTGGTTGCGTGCGCCGTTTTGGTATGAAGTTGTGCAATGGTCGGGCAGCGGCATTTCAGGAATGAGCGACGGATTGGGCACTCACGCTCAGTATCGCTTTCCGGCAAGTCTGGTTGTAAATAGCGAGGGGCATTTAATCGTTGCCGATTCTCGCAATCACCGCCTTCGCTCGATCGACCAGAGTGGTCAGACGAAGACGATAGCCGGAGCTTTCATAGAGGAAGCGTCGTCAGCACAGCCACAAGGTGGGTGGCATGACGGAGATGCCACATCCTCTTTACTTAATGAGCCGAGCGGATTAGCGGCAGACGGTCAAGGCCATCTATATGTCGCGGACAGTGGCAATCATGTCATTAGGAAGCTAAGCAAGGATGGCAAGATGACTACCATTGCTGGTGACGGACTGGCGGGCTGGAAGGATGGTGCAGGTAAAGAAGCACAATTCAACTACCCGCGGGCTGTAACGATTAGCGCAGATGGTACGTTATACGTAGCAGATACACTTAACCATGTTATTCGGATGGTCGATAACAACGGTCAGGTGACGACTTTAAATGCACGGTCCAAGCGTATTGTAGAATACGTGCCAGGTGCGATTTCTGCTGCTGGCGATTACCGTGACGGCAAGCTAAGCGAAGCTTTATTTAACGAGCCGTCGGCGCTCGCGTGGGACAAGCAAGGGCGACTTCTCGTCAGCGATACCGGGAATAATCGGATACGTGCCATTGACTTGAGCGCTGGAACGGTAGAGACGATTGCGGGAGCTGCTCCTAAGTATGCTTCAAATGCGTTATATGCTGAGGGAAGCTATAAAGATGGTAGCGCCTTAACAGCGTCGTTTAACCACCCAGCTGGGTTAGCTGTGACACAGGAGGGTGGCATCGTCGTTGCGGACCGTTGGAATCATTCAATTCGTTACATAATGAATGGACAAGTATACACGATTGCAGGCAAAGGAAGCCAAGATGGCAAGTGGAACGGCTTGGCGAGTGAAGCTCGTTTCCACGAGCCCGTAGCCGTAGCTGTATTGCCTAACGGCTCGATCGCAGTAGCGGACGGATTCAACAATGCGATTCGCCTCTTGTATCGTTATGAGCTGCCAGTGGACTTGAAACACGCGCCGCCAAAAGAGGCTGCAATGGTATATAACCGTCAAGTAGCAGGGCAAGATGCTGCACCGTTCAAAGACAAAGAAACGTTGCTCATATCGCTGCGAGGAATGGAACATATCACGCAATTTCGTACCGTGTGGACGCCTGAACGGCAAGAAGCGCGTCTTATTATGGGCGAAACAAGCTACCTTTTACGTGCAGGACACACAGATGTGCAAAAGATAGAGCAGGGTAGGCAGACAAGCTTAACGCTGTCGGCGGCACCTGTAATCCGTGACGGTCGTCTATTTGTGCCAGCTCCTTTCTTTACAGAGCAACTTGGCTTTGATATTCGCTGGCTGCCTGAGCAGCGTGCTCTAATCGTACGCGATAAGCTGCACGTTCGATATACAAACAGACAATCGCTGGCAACGTCGAATAATCCTTAGGAACTGAACTTATTATTGTAGTGATTGCCCGCCATACCGGCGATAACGAATGATGAAGGGAGGGAACAAGATGGACAATAAGAGCGACAGCATGAGTAGCAGCAAGAGCGATATCCAATCGACACTGCCGTCAAACAAAGATCAGGCGTATATGAAAAAATACGTCGCCAGGCATCCAGATAGCCGGATGGGATGGTATTTTCTTGGTAAGCAGTATGAGCAGGCTGGAGAAATAGGCAAAGCTCATTATTGCTACAACCAAGCAGGTGATGTGTTCAAAGCTTTTGAAAATGAACCACTCCCTGCTGAATGGGCAGAACAATTGTCACAAAGGAAGCAAGAGCTGCTACTTCAGCGACAACGCAGACGCCGCAATGCTAAGTTAGTAGCTCTGCTCGTCTTGTTCTTTGCAATCGTCGTAGTAGCTCCAGGCGGGCAGTTGAGTATAGCTGATAAGTTGGCAACCTTTAGCGATGAGCAGGGTCCTTCTATAACGGAACCTCGTGTGGAAGGAAACGGTCATAAACAAGTTAAGTTGCTGCCTGCCTCTCAGGGAGACAGGCTCGGAGAGCTGATACAATCCGCGATTGTTGCAGGTGCCAACAAGAAGATCGAGCTCTTGATTGTCGACGCTAAACGGGATAAACAATGGCTGCTGTGGTCACAACGACCGCGTCCACTGTGGCAAATTACAGTTCCAGAAGCTAAACCTACTGATGATGCCGAGGCAATGGATAGTGCCGATGCTGGTACAAGTGCGAGTAGGTCCCTCAGAGGCGGCGCACTCGTTCAGCCGCTTGCGACACCTAATTGCAAGTGTGAAGAGGCTAAAGCGCAAGCACGGGTTACGGCTAACGAGTGGGCGCTTGAGGCAGAGCGCAAGCTTGTTACGCGCTCTGCGCTAACAGCTGCTGTAAGCCGGGGCATTTCATTACCCGACCGCTGGAACGGATTAGCGAAGCCATATCCGCATAATCATGTGTCGGGTACAACGCCCCATCTAGCAGGAGACTATGCACAGCTTAAAGCTGCGTTCGATAAGCAATTATTGACCGCTGGCGCTGGCACTCAAGGCAAGCAGATGGCGGCTGTCAAAGCGTTGTGGCAAGCGAACGACGCTGACCCTTTCAAGCACCCGCTGCGCATCGTCATCGACAAGCAGCGGCATCGCCTTGCGGTTGTAAGCGGCAATATATTGCTGCGCAATTATAAGGTTGGACTTGGCGGCACACGCACCCCAGTCGGAACATTTAACATTACGGAGAAGGTTGTTAATCCAAATGGCAGCGCAACCGGAACGTACGGCAGCAGAGGGATGGCATTGTCCAACTCGCTTTATGCGATTCATGGCACAAGTGATCTTAGCAGCATTGGCAAGGATAAATCGCTCGGCTGTATACGCATGCTGCCCGCAGATGTTGAGGAGTTGTTCGATATGGTACCGCTAGGTGCGGAAGTACTCATTACGAGCGGCGTATTACCTGCCGAGGAACGGGTGCCACAAGCGTCGGAGCGTTTCCGTGTGCAACTAGCTCCTTCGCAGCAAAATCCGAACAAAGTGTATGAGTGGCTAAGCTAGTTTGTAAGTTAGTTTTACATAAAAAAGAGCCGAACTTAAGCTTCCGGATGGAAGTTGAAAGTTCGGCTTTTTTTACTACTGCTAAAAAAATGATTAACGGGTTTGGTTGTCTTAACGACTTCTAAACAAGCGCTAAACAACCGTTAATCAACTGCTAAACAACTGCTAAACAACTGCTAAACAACTGCTAAACAACTGCTTAACAGCTTCTTAATTGCTCACAATCAATAAGATGGAGACGATAACGATAATGAACAGCAGACTCGCTCCAACCCAGTATAACGCCTTTTTATTTCCTGTATCTTGGGGTTTCGTAGCTAGCGTTGGGGGCTTGCGTTTTGCAGACATCTGTCATCACCTTTCATTTCATAATATCATTTTACTGTTCATGCAAGTTGCTGTTTAAGTCCTTTATGTACTTCGCTATCATTATTGTAATCGTTTTCTAGGTAAATGAACAGATATGTTAATTGGATAACTGACTTTTCTTTTTTTCGAGAAACATTTAAACTGTTATATAGGGCA harbors:
- a CDS encoding L,D-transpeptidase, coding for MDNKSDSMSSSKSDIQSTLPSNKDQAYMKKYVARHPDSRMGWYFLGKQYEQAGEIGKAHYCYNQAGDVFKAFENEPLPAEWAEQLSQRKQELLLQRQRRRRNAKLVALLVLFFAIVVVAPGGQLSIADKLATFSDEQGPSITEPRVEGNGHKQVKLLPASQGDRLGELIQSAIVAGANKKIELLIVDAKRDKQWLLWSQRPRPLWQITVPEAKPTDDAEAMDSADAGTSASRSLRGGALVQPLATPNCKCEEAKAQARVTANEWALEAERKLVTRSALTAAVSRGISLPDRWNGLAKPYPHNHVSGTTPHLAGDYAQLKAAFDKQLLTAGAGTQGKQMAAVKALWQANDADPFKHPLRIVIDKQRHRLAVVSGNILLRNYKVGLGGTRTPVGTFNITEKVVNPNGSATGTYGSRGMALSNSLYAIHGTSDLSSIGKDKSLGCIRMLPADVEELFDMVPLGAEVLITSGVLPAEERVPQASERFRVQLAPSQQNPNKVYEWLS
- a CDS encoding FecR domain-containing protein yields the protein MKRISMVLLAALFIFVSLVPAGLVQAANKAVRVAIVKEWKGTATVTKTGGAKPLNVFNKMSINQGDTIVTGPKSRVVLHLVGGEEEDELTIGANANVSFTELENDGGAKTNIGVLAGSVWVKVKSIVGADDRFELETPTAVMAVRGTQFGVQVHPEVGSTKVSVTAGTVRVTYPVDQVPITMGVEPQVSKKTEDSRRSGDSQMISLAQTDVYPAQEVAIIPVLLGGVIPVQGNATEIIQAYTNVQTFGLTDPAIIRAMAAGYSDAMQENEQLFQSWKNHKCVSSSAGAAESCAALTTYKQLGGTKEDEVALLSRTMHNIGAVVGEAVGVSLKKGNIKEGELLALLRNSSKYKLSWWNDAATMKLAASEQQLQQRMELRLAKSIEEAAQKEPFSQAQKDKIKLEAEARKQKQEQLNVEAQKQLEHKYAESLSPEGKQKFKSDHVERRTETCEHSLKTMSCSDSTKKNPNEGNVVVGGGGSGGNSGGNPNPGKPDPGGNPGGPDPSKPDPNKPDPNVPKEQDDVIELHSTEQKLTPNQSFTVNTILKRFKTALQVGAVELTVDVTGAKVDTSKLQANPWDYRHGGGKFIIAKHAADYAGSNSVDQIVTTNQRVTYRLMVTQSGDVTLKSDDQLLSIPFVADSSFNEVIVTITNVQLYDGNGNAIMFNKPKEPLKIPLKP
- a CDS encoding NHL domain-containing protein, whose protein sequence is MGPYINKTYRSWLASTIAITLVYSGVGAGIVAASAKKEIPHNAPAVATKSAATNVSTSATQSPESARSGGQTSDAQLSKASSRAFESFRSPAFELATWLRAPFWYEVVQWSGSGISGMSDGLGTHAQYRFPASLVVNSEGHLIVADSRNHRLRSIDQSGQTKTIAGAFIEEASSAQPQGGWHDGDATSSLLNEPSGLAADGQGHLYVADSGNHVIRKLSKDGKMTTIAGDGLAGWKDGAGKEAQFNYPRAVTISADGTLYVADTLNHVIRMVDNNGQVTTLNARSKRIVEYVPGAISAAGDYRDGKLSEALFNEPSALAWDKQGRLLVSDTGNNRIRAIDLSAGTVETIAGAAPKYASNALYAEGSYKDGSALTASFNHPAGLAVTQEGGIVVADRWNHSIRYIMNGQVYTIAGKGSQDGKWNGLASEARFHEPVAVAVLPNGSIAVADGFNNAIRLLYRYELPVDLKHAPPKEAAMVYNRQVAGQDAAPFKDKETLLISLRGMEHITQFRTVWTPERQEARLIMGETSYLLRAGHTDVQKIEQGRQTSLTLSAAPVIRDGRLFVPAPFFTEQLGFDIRWLPEQRALIVRDKLHVRYTNRQSLATSNNP